Proteins from one Ricinus communis isolate WT05 ecotype wild-type chromosome 9, ASM1957865v1, whole genome shotgun sequence genomic window:
- the LOC8287630 gene encoding B-box zinc finger protein 18 isoform X1, protein MRTLCDNCESAAAAVFCAADEAALCGACDEKVHMCNKLASRHVRVGLANPSDVPRCDICENAPAFFYCEVDGSSLCLQCDVTVHVGGKRTHGRYLLLRQRVEFPGDKPDHTAAEAMDPGETKKGQNPPPKLSLGENHQQNHRVSPLSLPDSNCDGHGKMDNKLIDLNIKPHRVHDHAPSDQVSMSFCIIVFLG, encoded by the exons ATGCGTACCCTTTGTGATAATTGTGAGagtgctgctgctgctgtctTCTGTGCAGCTGATGAGGCTGCTCTTTGCGGTGCCTGCGACGAAAAG gTTCATATGTGTAATAAGCTTGCTAGTCGACATGTGAGAGTTGGTCTTGCAAATCCTAGCGATGTTCCTCGTTGTGACATTTGTGAAAATGCACCTG CATTCTTTTACTGTGAGGTGGATGGAAGTTCTCTATGTTTGCAATGTGATGTGACTGTTCATGTTGGAGGTAAAAGAACACATGGGAGATATCTTTTACTCAGACAAAGAGTCGAG TTTCCAGGTGATAAACCTGATCACACAGCTGCCGAAGCAATGGACCCCGGTGAGACCAAGAAAGGGCAAAATCCTCCACCTAAGTTGTCACTTGGAGAAAATCATCAACAAAATCATAGAGTCTCTCCACTTTCATTGCCTGACTCTAATTGTGATGGACATGGCAAGATGGACAATAAATTGATCGACTTGAATATCAAGCCTCATCGAGTTCATGATCATGCTCCAAGTGATCAGGTTAGTATGTCCTTTTGCATCATTGTTTTTTTAGGTTGA
- the LOC8287630 gene encoding B-box zinc finger protein 18 isoform X2 → MRTLCDNCESAAAAVFCAADEAALCGACDEKVHMCNKLASRHVRVGLANPSDVPRCDICENAPAFFYCEVDGSSLCLQCDVTVHVGGKRTHGRYLLLRQRVEFPGDKPDHTAAEAMDPGETKKGQNPPPKLSLGENHQQNHRVSPLSLPDSNCDGHGKMDNKLIDLNIKPHRVHDHAPSDQL, encoded by the exons ATGCGTACCCTTTGTGATAATTGTGAGagtgctgctgctgctgtctTCTGTGCAGCTGATGAGGCTGCTCTTTGCGGTGCCTGCGACGAAAAG gTTCATATGTGTAATAAGCTTGCTAGTCGACATGTGAGAGTTGGTCTTGCAAATCCTAGCGATGTTCCTCGTTGTGACATTTGTGAAAATGCACCTG CATTCTTTTACTGTGAGGTGGATGGAAGTTCTCTATGTTTGCAATGTGATGTGACTGTTCATGTTGGAGGTAAAAGAACACATGGGAGATATCTTTTACTCAGACAAAGAGTCGAG TTTCCAGGTGATAAACCTGATCACACAGCTGCCGAAGCAATGGACCCCGGTGAGACCAAGAAAGGGCAAAATCCTCCACCTAAGTTGTCACTTGGAGAAAATCATCAACAAAATCATAGAGTCTCTCCACTTTCATTGCCTGACTCTAATTGTGATGGACATGGCAAGATGGACAATAAATTGATCGACTTGAATATCAAGCCTCATCGAGTTCATGATCATGCTCCAAGTGATCAG CTATGA